In a single window of the Pseudodesulfovibrio profundus genome:
- a CDS encoding WbuC family cupin fold metalloprotein, whose amino-acid sequence MSEEKNTHPLSVAAPETDVTPLTLTMAGELLGMSRESPRKRMLQCIHKSEGDAVHKMFNALQPGTYVTPHRHMNPAKSETVLVISGSMLFVEFTDDGAIKEHILIQPGTEIFGIDVAPNVYHTFVALKPDTLIFEVKDGPYQEESDKDIPEWAPREGSPEAEPYLLGLLKELAERTNAAAAEAQAAKAEADGEANGEGSEA is encoded by the coding sequence ATGAGCGAAGAAAAAAACACCCACCCGTTGTCTGTGGCCGCCCCGGAAACCGACGTCACTCCGCTGACCCTGACCATGGCAGGCGAACTGCTTGGCATGTCGCGCGAAAGCCCGAGAAAGCGCATGCTCCAATGCATTCACAAGTCGGAAGGGGACGCGGTTCACAAGATGTTCAATGCACTTCAGCCCGGCACCTATGTCACACCGCATCGCCACATGAATCCGGCCAAGAGCGAGACCGTGCTCGTTATTTCCGGCTCCATGCTGTTCGTTGAATTCACGGATGACGGCGCAATCAAGGAGCACATCCTGATCCAGCCGGGAACGGAAATCTTCGGCATCGATGTCGCGCCCAATGTCTACCATACCTTTGTCGCCCTCAAGCCGGACACACTGATCTTTGAGGTCAAGGACGGGCCGTACCAGGAAGAGAGTGACAAGGATATCCCGGAATGGGCGCCCCGTGAAGGCAGCCCGGAGGCCGAGCCGTATCTTCTTGGCCTGCTCAAAGAGCTGGCGGAACGGACCAATGCAGCGGCAGCCGAGGCGCAGGCCGCCAAGGCCGAAGCTGACGGTGAAGCCAACGGAGAAGGCTCCGAAGCTTAG
- the fsa gene encoding fructose-6-phosphate aldolase: MQFFLDTANLDQILEVKELGLLDGVTTNPTLMSREGGDWRTQAARICEVVDGPVSLEVVGTTREEMIKEAKDLVSFGDNVVVKIPMIAEGLKALKDLTERGIKTNVTLVFSPAQALLAAKLGATYVSPFVGRLDALSQSGMEGVDQMRTIFDNYGYATKILVASVRHPLHVLETGLIGADVITLPHSTIMQLLHHPLTDKGLAAFLADWEAFQKEAK, encoded by the coding sequence ATGCAATTTTTTCTGGATACCGCCAATCTCGACCAGATTTTGGAAGTCAAAGAACTGGGACTGCTGGACGGTGTAACCACCAACCCGACCCTCATGTCCCGCGAAGGCGGAGACTGGAGAACACAGGCCGCCCGAATCTGCGAGGTGGTTGATGGACCGGTTTCTCTTGAGGTGGTTGGTACCACCCGCGAGGAAATGATCAAGGAAGCCAAGGACCTCGTTTCGTTCGGCGATAACGTGGTGGTCAAGATTCCGATGATCGCCGAAGGACTCAAGGCGCTCAAGGACCTGACGGAACGCGGCATCAAGACCAACGTCACCCTCGTCTTCTCCCCGGCTCAGGCGCTGCTCGCAGCCAAGCTCGGCGCGACCTATGTTTCGCCTTTCGTGGGCCGACTCGACGCCCTCTCCCAGAGCGGCATGGAAGGCGTGGATCAGATGCGGACCATCTTCGACAACTACGGATATGCCACCAAGATTCTGGTTGCTTCTGTCCGTCATCCGCTGCACGTGTTGGAAACAGGCCTGATCGGAGCCGACGTCATCACCCTGCCCCACTCCACCATCATGCAGTTGCTCCACCACCCCCTGACCGACAAGGGATTGGCCGCTTTTCTCGCCGACTGGGAAGCATTCCAGAAAGAAGCAAAGTAG
- the cbiE gene encoding precorrin-6y C5,15-methyltransferase (decarboxylating) subunit CbiE, with the protein MLNMEPVRIIGLTPGTLELNRAARQVLAEADLVIGGKRLLAACPPSATKEDARREPIAGPLPPIMDSIRNAAEEGKRVVVLADGDPLFFGIGKRLGEEFGRENIIVEPNISTMQVAAARLGLPWQDMAFVSLHGRDDYSPLYASLVHSDLIAVFTDANNTPAEVARALLQRGADCFSMTVLENLGTPEEQVLPLALPDTWGMDFADLNLVVLERQYPPEIPLSLGIPDHFYLHQRNLITKLPVRAAGLAHLNVQPDSTVWDLGAGCGSISIEASHLARYGHVYAVERNKTRAAMIRENIRRTGAWLVETVLGDMPDCLEGLPDPDRIFIGGGLGGVTNDETKLLEIACERLKPRGHIVCHTILLDSLHMAKDHFKRLGWHFGVTQLQASATNPLAGDLRFKAQNPVFILWAEKS; encoded by the coding sequence ATGTTGAATATGGAACCAGTACGCATCATAGGGCTGACACCCGGAACACTTGAGCTCAACCGCGCCGCCAGACAGGTGCTGGCGGAGGCGGATCTTGTCATCGGAGGCAAACGGCTGCTCGCGGCCTGCCCGCCTTCCGCCACCAAAGAAGACGCTCGGCGTGAGCCGATTGCCGGACCGCTGCCGCCCATCATGGATTCCATTCGCAACGCTGCTGAAGAGGGGAAGCGTGTCGTGGTGCTTGCCGATGGCGACCCCCTGTTCTTCGGCATTGGCAAGCGGCTGGGGGAAGAGTTCGGGCGGGAGAATATTATCGTTGAACCGAATATTTCCACCATGCAGGTCGCGGCTGCCCGTCTGGGGTTGCCGTGGCAGGATATGGCTTTTGTCTCCCTGCATGGTCGTGATGATTATTCGCCGCTCTACGCATCGTTGGTCCACTCCGATCTTATTGCCGTCTTCACTGATGCCAACAATACCCCGGCGGAAGTGGCTCGCGCGCTGCTCCAACGCGGTGCCGACTGCTTTTCCATGACCGTGCTCGAAAATCTGGGCACGCCGGAGGAGCAGGTGCTGCCTTTGGCCCTGCCCGATACCTGGGGAATGGACTTCGCCGATCTCAATCTGGTTGTGCTGGAGCGGCAATATCCGCCCGAAATACCATTGTCCCTTGGTATCCCCGATCATTTTTACCTGCACCAGCGAAATCTCATCACCAAGCTGCCTGTACGGGCTGCGGGGTTGGCGCACCTCAATGTGCAGCCCGATTCCACCGTGTGGGACCTCGGTGCCGGGTGCGGTTCGATTTCCATCGAGGCGTCGCATCTGGCGCGATATGGTCATGTGTATGCCGTGGAGCGAAACAAGACCCGTGCAGCCATGATTCGCGAGAACATTCGGCGTACCGGTGCATGGCTGGTGGAAACGGTGCTGGGTGATATGCCCGATTGTCTTGAAGGGCTGCCCGACCCGGATCGCATTTTCATCGGCGGTGGGCTTGGCGGCGTGACCAACGATGAGACCAAGCTGCTGGAAATCGCCTGTGAGCGACTGAAACCCAGGGGGCATATCGTTTGCCACACCATCCTGCTGGATTCGCTCCATATGGCCAAGGATCACTTCAAGCGGCTGGGCTGGCATTTCGGCGTGACCCAGTTGCAGGCATCAGCCACCAATCCATTGGCCGGCGACCTGCGATTCAAGGCGCAGAATCCGGTTTTCATCCTGTGGGCGGAAAAGTCGTAA
- the serS gene encoding serine--tRNA ligase yields the protein MLDLKLMQKNPEIVRQSLEKRGSNIDVQEFVDLDTRRKALIGEVESLKAEKNAVGPEIAKRKKAGEDASDLLKKMGEVSARTKELDAELTEVEAAEKEWMMAVPNIPHESIPVGESEDDNPVLRHWGDKPEFDFAPKEHWELGTELGGLDFERAAKLAGSRFSISFGWCARLERALAQLMLDTQTDQHGYTEVLPPFIVNTKTMTGTGQLPKFEEDLFKLTDDRGFYLIPTAEVPLTNVYADEVIEEEQLPIKFCAQTPCFRSEAGSYGKDTKGLIRQHQFYKVEMVNFAHPEKSYEALEDMTAAAEKILQILNLPYRVIELCSGDIGFSAAKTYDIEVWLPGQDKYREISSCSNCEDFQARRANIKFKPADSKKKQFVHTLNGSGLAVGRCLVAVLENYQQADGSVIVPEALRPYMGGLEVIEAK from the coding sequence ATGCTTGATCTCAAGTTGATGCAAAAGAACCCGGAAATTGTCCGGCAGAGCCTCGAAAAACGTGGCTCCAACATAGATGTTCAGGAATTTGTCGATCTCGACACCAGGCGCAAGGCGCTGATTGGCGAGGTAGAATCCCTCAAGGCGGAAAAAAACGCTGTGGGACCGGAAATTGCCAAGCGCAAGAAGGCCGGTGAAGACGCTTCCGACCTGCTCAAGAAAATGGGCGAAGTGTCTGCTCGGACCAAGGAATTGGACGCCGAACTGACCGAAGTCGAAGCGGCTGAAAAAGAGTGGATGATGGCCGTGCCCAACATCCCCCATGAGTCTATCCCTGTCGGGGAATCCGAAGATGATAATCCGGTTCTGCGGCATTGGGGCGACAAGCCCGAGTTTGACTTCGCTCCCAAGGAACACTGGGAGCTTGGCACCGAATTGGGTGGCCTTGATTTCGAGCGGGCAGCCAAACTTGCCGGGTCCCGTTTTTCCATCAGCTTTGGCTGGTGCGCTCGTCTGGAGCGTGCTCTGGCCCAGTTGATGCTCGATACCCAGACCGATCAGCATGGCTACACCGAAGTTCTGCCGCCGTTCATCGTCAACACCAAGACCATGACCGGCACCGGCCAGTTGCCCAAGTTCGAGGAAGATCTCTTCAAGCTCACCGATGATCGCGGTTTCTACCTGATCCCCACGGCCGAGGTCCCGCTGACCAACGTCTACGCCGACGAAGTGATCGAAGAAGAGCAACTGCCCATCAAGTTCTGTGCGCAGACTCCCTGCTTCCGTTCCGAAGCCGGATCTTACGGCAAGGACACCAAAGGGTTGATCCGTCAGCACCAGTTCTACAAGGTGGAGATGGTCAACTTTGCCCACCCAGAGAAGTCCTACGAGGCACTGGAAGATATGACGGCAGCGGCAGAAAAAATTCTGCAGATACTCAATCTGCCGTACCGCGTCATCGAGCTGTGCAGCGGCGATATCGGGTTCAGCGCGGCCAAGACGTACGACATCGAAGTCTGGCTGCCCGGACAGGACAAGTACCGTGAGATTTCCTCCTGCTCGAACTGTGAGGACTTCCAGGCTCGTCGAGCCAACATCAAGTTCAAGCCTGCCGATTCCAAGAAAAAGCAGTTTGTCCATACATTGAACGGCTCCGGCCTGGCTGTAGGACGTTGCCTTGTGGCGGTCCTTGAGAACTACCAGCAGGCCGATGGCTCTGTCATTGTCCCCGAGGCCCTGCGACCCTACATGGGTGGCCTTGAGGTGATTGAAGCCAAGTAA